A window of the Pseudomonadales bacterium genome harbors these coding sequences:
- the dmpH gene encoding 2-oxo-3-hexenedioate decarboxylase has protein sequence MRTLDQKTIEQLAEHLENAELEAYEVTKITDDYPNMTFDDATDIQWEIRRRKEARGTKMVGMKMGLTSWAKMKQMGVEQPCYGFLADYFSLPDGAQVETKELIHPKVEAELALVTKKVLKGPNVTIEEVLDATDVVVPAVEIIDSRYKDFKFDITSVQADNSSSTRFVVGSRSAAADAFDWSTLGVVMLKNGEIVEMGAGAAVLDHPANAVAMLAKMLDERGEEIPAGSYIMTGGITAAVLVEPGDSIVVRYQHLGDVTMKFI, from the coding sequence ATGCGAACTTTAGATCAAAAGACTATCGAACAACTGGCAGAACATTTGGAAAATGCGGAATTGGAAGCCTACGAGGTCACCAAAATTACCGACGATTACCCGAACATGACCTTCGATGATGCGACCGATATCCAGTGGGAAATTCGTCGCCGCAAAGAAGCTCGCGGCACCAAAATGGTCGGCATGAAAATGGGCCTGACCTCCTGGGCGAAAATGAAACAAATGGGTGTTGAGCAGCCCTGTTACGGATTCCTGGCGGATTATTTTAGCCTCCCAGATGGTGCCCAGGTGGAGACCAAAGAACTGATTCACCCCAAGGTGGAAGCGGAGTTAGCGCTGGTCACCAAGAAAGTTTTGAAAGGGCCAAATGTCACTATCGAAGAAGTGCTGGACGCAACTGATGTGGTGGTACCCGCAGTAGAAATTATCGATTCGCGCTACAAGGATTTCAAATTTGATATCACCAGTGTGCAGGCAGATAACTCTTCCTCCACCCGCTTTGTGGTCGGCAGTCGTTCCGCCGCCGCAGACGCCTTTGATTGGAGCACACTGGGCGTGGTGATGCTAAAAAATGGAGAGATCGTAGAAATGGGTGCGGGCGCAGCCGTGCTGGACCACCCCGCTAACGCCGTCGCGATGCTGGCGAAAATGTTAGATGAGCGTGGCGAGGAAATCCCTGCGGGTAGTTACATTATGACGGGTGGCATTACCGCCGCGGTTTTGGTAGAACCAGGTGATTCAATCGTGGTTCGCTATCAGCACTTAGGCGACGTTACTATGAAGTTTATTTGA
- the dmpE gene encoding 2-oxopent-4-enoate hydratase — protein MDKELIKSLGDELYGALVDRSTLTPLTERYPNISIEDAYHISLQILERRLAAGEKMIGKKIGVTSKAVQNMLNVHQPDFGFLTDKMIYSGEMPISKELIQPKAEGEIAFVLKRDLIGPGVTIAQVLAATETVMPCFEVVDSRIENWRIKIQDTVADNASCGLFVVNENAATRPQDVDLVTCGMVVTKNGKTISTGAGAAALGSPVNCVAWLANTLGQFGIPLKAGEIILSGSLVPLEPVQAGDHMSVRIGGIGDCSVQFT, from the coding sequence ATGGATAAAGAACTAATCAAATCGTTGGGCGATGAGCTATACGGTGCCCTGGTTGATCGCTCCACCTTAACGCCGCTGACTGAACGTTATCCCAATATCAGCATTGAAGATGCTTATCATATTTCGTTGCAAATACTTGAACGCCGTTTAGCCGCAGGCGAGAAGATGATCGGTAAAAAGATCGGCGTCACCAGCAAAGCAGTGCAGAACATGCTCAATGTGCATCAGCCTGATTTTGGTTTTCTCACCGATAAAATGATCTACAGCGGTGAGATGCCGATCAGCAAAGAGCTTATCCAGCCTAAAGCAGAAGGCGAAATCGCTTTTGTGCTCAAACGTGATTTAATAGGCCCCGGTGTTACCATCGCACAGGTGCTGGCTGCCACGGAAACCGTCATGCCTTGTTTTGAGGTAGTTGATTCGCGTATTGAAAACTGGCGTATCAAAATTCAGGATACTGTCGCGGATAACGCTTCTTGCGGTTTATTTGTGGTTAATGAAAACGCCGCGACTCGGCCACAGGATGTTGATCTGGTTACCTGTGGTATGGTCGTTACCAAGAACGGTAAAACTATCAGTACTGGCGCGGGTGCGGCTGCGCTAGGTAGTCCGGTTAACTGTGTGGCTTGGCTCGCCAATACCTTGGGTCAATTCGGTATTCCATTGAAAGCGGGCGAGATTATTCTGTCCGGTTCGCTTGTGCCGTTAGAGCCTGTGCAGGCAGGTGACCACATGAGTGTACGAATTGGTGGTATCGGTGATTGCTCGGTGCAGTTCACCTAG
- a CDS encoding alpha/beta fold hydrolase, with amino-acid sequence MSPENPEIANAIDTGGFSTNYHDQGEGFPLLLVHGSGPGVSSWANWRGIIPALAQSHRVIAPDMVGFGFTERPENFNYSLDHWVAQLIDLMDRLDIAQADIIGNSFGGAVALATAIKYPQRVRKLVLMGSVGVPFEISPGLDAVWGYTPSVENMRKLMDLFAWDRSLVTDELAELRYQASIRPGVQESYASMFPAPRQRWVDAMASEEQAIRAIEKATLIIHGRDDQVIPLETSLKLAEWIEGSELHVFGHCGHWTQIEKNQRFIELMKAFLN; translated from the coding sequence ATGAGTCCAGAAAACCCAGAAATAGCGAATGCCATCGACACTGGTGGTTTTAGCACTAACTATCATGATCAGGGTGAAGGTTTTCCCCTGCTGTTGGTGCATGGCTCTGGCCCCGGGGTATCGTCCTGGGCTAACTGGCGTGGAATTATACCAGCATTGGCGCAATCACATCGGGTGATAGCGCCGGATATGGTTGGCTTTGGTTTTACCGAACGACCAGAGAATTTCAACTACAGCCTTGATCATTGGGTCGCACAGCTGATTGATTTAATGGATAGACTCGACATTGCTCAGGCCGACATTATCGGTAATTCCTTTGGTGGTGCAGTTGCTCTGGCGACCGCTATCAAATATCCGCAGCGAGTGCGTAAATTGGTGTTAATGGGTAGCGTCGGTGTACCCTTTGAAATCTCACCGGGTCTGGATGCGGTTTGGGGCTATACCCCTTCCGTGGAGAACATGCGCAAGCTGATGGACCTGTTTGCCTGGGATCGCAGCTTGGTCACCGACGAGTTAGCCGAACTGCGGTATCAGGCGAGTATCCGCCCCGGCGTGCAGGAAAGCTATGCCAGCATGTTTCCCGCACCCCGGCAGCGTTGGGTTGACGCCATGGCTTCTGAGGAACAGGCTATCAGAGCCATTGAAAAAGCGACCTTAATCATTCACGGTCGCGACGATCAGGTAATTCCGTTGGAGACCTCACTGAAGCTTGCAGAATGGATTGAAGGCTCTGAGCTGCATGTGTTTGGGCATTGCGGACATTGGACTCAAATTGAAAAAAACCAGCGCTTTATCGAGCTGATGAAAGCATTTTTAAATTAG
- a CDS encoding 2-hydroxymuconic semialdehyde dehydrogenase, with protein MSTKDILNFINGEYTKGTSGKTFENRTPVDGSLIGIVHEAGRAEVNAAVEAARKALKGPWGSMTPDQRSEILHRVADGVTARFDEFLKAECADTGKPVSIANHIDIPRGAANFKVFADLVKNVANESFETPTPDGTGALNFSVRRPKGVIGVISPWNLPLLLMTWKVGPALACGNTVVVKPSEETPTTTALLGEVMNEAGVPPGVFNVIQGFGPDSAGAFLTEHPGVDAVTFTGETRTGEAIMKAAAVGVRDVSFELGGKNPGIVFADCDMEKAIEGTMRSVFANCGQVCLGTERVYVERSIFDEFVTRFAERAKQLKLGVPEDPTVDMGPLVSHEHQRKVLSYYQKAKDAGATIVLGGGVPNMPAELVGGAWVEPTIWTGLPDDAAVVTEEIFGPCCHIRPFDTEDEVIELANSLPYGLAAAVWTENTSRAIRVSGRIECGICWVNSWFLRDLRTAFGGSKQSGIGREGGEHSLEFYTELKNICIKL; from the coding sequence ATGAGTACAAAAGACATATTGAATTTTATAAACGGCGAATACACGAAAGGCACTTCAGGCAAAACTTTTGAAAATCGCACACCGGTAGACGGTTCCCTGATCGGTATCGTCCATGAAGCAGGTCGTGCCGAAGTCAATGCGGCGGTAGAAGCGGCGCGCAAAGCACTGAAAGGGCCCTGGGGTAGTATGACCCCAGACCAACGCAGTGAGATTTTGCATCGTGTGGCAGATGGAGTGACAGCCCGTTTTGATGAGTTCCTCAAAGCGGAATGTGCCGATACCGGCAAGCCGGTATCCATTGCCAATCACATCGATATTCCGCGTGGCGCAGCTAACTTTAAGGTCTTCGCCGACCTGGTTAAGAATGTAGCGAACGAATCGTTTGAAACGCCAACGCCGGACGGTACTGGGGCGCTTAATTTTTCCGTGCGCCGCCCCAAGGGCGTGATAGGTGTGATCAGCCCGTGGAATTTACCATTGTTATTGATGACCTGGAAAGTCGGACCAGCTTTGGCCTGTGGTAACACCGTCGTAGTTAAGCCTTCGGAAGAAACCCCGACTACGACCGCGCTGTTAGGTGAAGTGATGAACGAAGCGGGTGTTCCTCCCGGTGTGTTTAACGTGATTCAAGGCTTCGGCCCTGATTCCGCTGGCGCATTTTTGACTGAGCATCCGGGCGTCGATGCTGTTACCTTTACCGGTGAAACGCGTACAGGCGAAGCTATTATGAAAGCGGCGGCGGTTGGCGTGCGTGATGTATCCTTCGAGCTGGGTGGTAAAAATCCAGGTATCGTATTTGCTGATTGTGACATGGAGAAAGCTATCGAGGGTACCATGCGCTCAGTCTTTGCCAACTGTGGCCAGGTTTGTTTAGGCACGGAACGCGTCTACGTGGAACGGTCGATTTTTGATGAATTTGTCACCCGCTTTGCGGAGCGAGCCAAACAGTTAAAACTAGGCGTTCCAGAAGATCCGACAGTCGATATGGGGCCGCTGGTCAGCCACGAGCATCAACGTAAGGTGCTTAGCTATTACCAAAAGGCAAAAGATGCTGGAGCAACTATTGTGTTGGGTGGCGGAGTCCCGAATATGCCCGCTGAATTGGTAGGTGGCGCTTGGGTGGAGCCTACTATTTGGACGGGGTTGCCGGATGATGCAGCGGTGGTTACCGAAGAAATTTTTGGACCTTGTTGTCATATTCGTCCGTTTGATACGGAAGATGAAGTCATTGAGTTGGCCAACTCGCTACCCTATGGTTTGGCAGCTGCGGTTTGGACAGAAAACACCTCGCGCGCAATCAGAGTTTCCGGCCGGATTGAGTGTGGAATTTGCTGGGTGAACAGCTGGTTTCTGCGTGATTTACGCACCGCTTTTGGTGGATCGAAACAGTCCGGCATCGGACGCGAAGGTGGTGAACATTCACTGGAATTCTATACCGAGCTGAAAAATATCTGCATCAAGCTTTGA
- a CDS encoding heme-binding protein: protein MDIIQQASIDWASAHLACEAAMLQAQALSVHVSIAVVDRNGRTIAFLCDPLAPFHCSDIATDKAYTAASFGLPTHRWTEISQSMSVAVKEGLLQRDRMVMFGGGFPIVVDGERVGGIGVSGASETQDMECAVAALNKIGADKESV, encoded by the coding sequence ATGGATATTATTCAACAGGCATCGATTGATTGGGCGTCGGCGCATTTGGCTTGCGAGGCGGCGATGTTGCAAGCTCAGGCTTTGTCGGTTCATGTGAGTATTGCGGTGGTAGATCGTAATGGCCGCACAATTGCGTTCTTATGCGATCCTCTGGCGCCCTTCCATTGCAGTGACATTGCTACGGACAAGGCCTATACCGCAGCCAGTTTTGGCTTGCCGACGCACCGCTGGACGGAAATCTCGCAAAGTATGTCGGTTGCCGTAAAAGAAGGTCTTTTGCAACGGGACAGGATGGTGATGTTTGGCGGTGGCTTCCCAATCGTTGTCGACGGCGAGCGAGTCGGCGGCATTGGCGTATCCGGTGCGAGTGAAACGCAGGATATGGAGTGTGCGGTTGCCGCACTGAATAAAATTGGTGCTGATAAAGAGAGCGTATAA
- a CDS encoding catechol 2,3-dioxygenase, translating into MSKGVMRPGHIQIRVMDMDEAVCHYRDRMGLIEMDRDSSGRVYLKGWTEVDAYSVVLRPADEPGMDFMGFKVVSTEVMNQLKQELIDFGCQVEVIPAGELNDCGERVRFDSPTGHMFELYAEKKQTGKWGIHPKNPDAWPEELKGMRAQRFDHCLLYGDDLDGALDLFCNVLGFQLSEEVVDGELRVAQFISCSMKAHDLAWVRHPEKGKLHHASFYLETWGDVLRAADIISMHDMSLDIGPTRHGLTHGQTIYFFDPSGNRSEVFCGGDYTYPDHPVVTWDADQLGKAIFYHDRVLNERFLSVLT; encoded by the coding sequence ATGAGTAAAGGTGTGATGAGACCGGGGCATATTCAAATTCGTGTCATGGATATGGATGAAGCAGTGTGTCACTACCGTGATCGTATGGGGTTGATCGAGATGGATCGCGATTCGAGTGGTCGTGTCTACCTTAAGGGTTGGACAGAAGTCGACGCCTATTCAGTTGTACTGCGTCCGGCCGATGAGCCCGGTATGGATTTTATGGGTTTTAAAGTAGTGTCCACCGAAGTAATGAATCAATTAAAGCAGGAGCTAATTGATTTTGGTTGTCAGGTGGAAGTTATTCCTGCCGGTGAGCTAAATGACTGTGGAGAACGGGTACGTTTTGACTCGCCCACCGGACATATGTTTGAGCTCTATGCAGAAAAAAAACAGACCGGCAAGTGGGGTATTCATCCGAAAAATCCCGATGCTTGGCCGGAAGAATTGAAAGGCATGCGTGCACAACGCTTCGACCATTGCTTACTTTATGGCGATGATCTCGATGGCGCTCTCGACCTCTTTTGTAATGTGCTCGGGTTTCAATTGAGCGAAGAAGTTGTAGATGGAGAATTGCGTGTGGCGCAGTTTATCAGCTGTTCTATGAAAGCGCATGATCTGGCATGGGTGCGTCATCCAGAAAAAGGTAAGTTGCACCACGCTTCTTTCTATCTGGAGACCTGGGGAGATGTGTTGCGTGCTGCAGATATCATCTCAATGCATGATATGTCGCTTGATATTGGTCCGACCCGACATGGTTTAACTCATGGCCAGACCATTTATTTCTTCGATCCTTCTGGTAACCGCTCAGAAGTATTCTGCGGTGGGGATTACACCTACCCAGATCACCCTGTGGTCACCTGGGATGCAGATCAGCTCGGCAAAGCAATTTTCTATCATGATCGTGTCTTAAATGAACGATTTTTGAGTGTTTTAACCTAG
- a CDS encoding 2Fe-2S iron-sulfur cluster binding domain-containing protein produces the protein MKYKVQDKATGAFFNCSPNQSLLVAMERTNPGLIKVGCRGGGCGVCKIKVVKGEYIAKAMSRKQVSLEEQAQGYVLACRSYPRTNLVFEVAVSEEHEAKVY, from the coding sequence ATCAAATATAAAGTACAGGACAAAGCAACTGGAGCCTTTTTTAACTGTTCGCCCAACCAAAGCTTGTTGGTGGCGATGGAAAGAACCAATCCCGGCTTAATTAAGGTAGGTTGTCGGGGTGGTGGTTGTGGTGTGTGTAAAATCAAGGTGGTGAAGGGCGAGTATATTGCCAAAGCGATGAGTCGCAAGCAGGTGTCTTTGGAAGAACAAGCGCAGGGTTATGTGTTGGCTTGTCGATCTTATCCACGTACGAATTTGGTATTTGAAGTGGCGGTTAGTGAAGAGCATGAGGCCAAAGTGTACTAA